A part of Citrifermentans bremense genomic DNA contains:
- a CDS encoding cytochrome C, whose protein sequence is MPSITRPAQAVMLWCLLLLLLAGCGDNNSHTSYDPDLGAHPEDWLPARHAVAAFGHLQDCTPCHGTDLTGGISKVACTSCHLGSPTDVHPLEWDGHDYAHHGEWIRQKVLVTGRTLADIGTLGAGTLGTTLIGPATQVTASCATAYCHGSDYRGVANSGPSCFDDQPGAVDSSCHIGNAFSVHPISWLPPRLTARAGIPVPTILPAHGQYVETYGPAECSIPICHGAGTTETIHVGAGSTRITGTTPTTPNFGQTGFAGFAMFTTGTARAQVSNTGRSCAACHF, encoded by the coding sequence ATGCCATCGATAACCAGACCAGCTCAAGCTGTCATGCTTTGGTGCCTTTTGCTCCTGCTGCTCGCCGGTTGCGGGGATAACAACTCGCACACAAGCTACGACCCCGACCTCGGCGCGCATCCCGAAGACTGGCTTCCGGCCCGGCATGCGGTAGCCGCCTTCGGGCACCTTCAGGACTGCACCCCGTGCCACGGCACGGATCTGACCGGCGGCATCTCCAAGGTCGCCTGCACCAGTTGCCATCTTGGCAGCCCAACCGACGTGCACCCGCTCGAGTGGGATGGGCACGACTACGCACATCACGGTGAATGGATCCGGCAGAAAGTGCTGGTCACGGGGCGCACTCTGGCGGACATAGGGACACTGGGGGCAGGCACCCTCGGCACCACGCTGATCGGCCCGGCCACCCAGGTAACCGCTAGCTGCGCCACCGCCTACTGCCACGGCAGCGACTACCGCGGCGTCGCGAACTCCGGTCCATCCTGCTTCGACGACCAGCCCGGCGCCGTCGATTCCAGCTGCCACATCGGCAACGCCTTCTCGGTCCACCCGATAAGCTGGCTGCCGCCCAGGCTCACCGCCAGGGCCGGGATCCCCGTCCCGACCATCCTCCCGGCCCACGGCCAGTACGTCGAGACCTACGGACCCGCCGAGTGCTCGATACCGATCTGCCATGGCGCAGGCACCACCGAGACGATCCACGTAGGGGCGGGAAGCACCAGGATAACCGGAACCACCCCCACCACGCCCAACTTCGGCCAGACCGGGTTCGCCGGCTTCGCCATGTTCACCACGGGAACCGCGAGGGCCCAGGTCAGCAACACCGGACGCTCCTGCGCCGCGTGCCATTTCTGA
- a CDS encoding Lcl domain-containing protein: MKQMKTVLMGCMLLVSLAGCGEKSKLEGTVVDGKAQPLAGVRVVAKNVKSGSEQYEATTAADGKFQFAKIDAAADYELIPYLGNKAKGRSFTFKTAPKGQTMILPQVLPVLFAPTKDGLLVRNTISGVLWVRDASKCGAMDWNAAMALPKNFNYAGFSDWRLPTKDELRALTAFAKGKPGGAKPFETLNDELFTNVRPDFYWTDNDKGENKEFAWAINMATGEVSDDQKTIKHQVILVRSEK, translated from the coding sequence ATGAAGCAAATGAAGACTGTTCTTATGGGGTGCATGTTGCTCGTTTCCCTCGCCGGGTGCGGCGAGAAGTCGAAGCTGGAGGGGACCGTGGTGGACGGCAAGGCGCAACCGCTTGCGGGCGTCCGGGTCGTGGCGAAGAACGTGAAAAGCGGCAGCGAACAGTACGAAGCGACAACGGCAGCCGATGGCAAATTCCAGTTCGCCAAGATAGACGCAGCTGCCGACTACGAGTTGATCCCGTATCTGGGCAACAAGGCCAAGGGGCGCTCCTTTACCTTCAAGACCGCGCCCAAGGGGCAGACCATGATCCTGCCTCAGGTGCTGCCGGTCCTGTTCGCGCCCACCAAGGACGGGCTCCTGGTGCGCAATACCATCTCGGGGGTGTTGTGGGTGAGGGATGCCTCAAAGTGTGGAGCGATGGACTGGAACGCCGCGATGGCGCTCCCGAAGAATTTCAACTACGCAGGCTTTTCCGACTGGCGACTGCCGACTAAGGATGAGCTCAGAGCCCTTACTGCATTTGCGAAGGGAAAGCCTGGTGGGGCAAAACCGTTTGAAACCCTCAACGACGAGTTGTTCACCAACGTAAGGCCAGATTTCTACTGGACGGACAACGACAAGGGTGAAAACAAGGAGTTTGCCTGGGCTATCAACATGGCCACCGGAGAGGTTTCCGACGATCAGAAGACGATTAAGCACCAGGTCATACTGGTGCGCTCGGAGAAATGA
- a CDS encoding MFS transporter: MFKGITGNVLILGLVSFFTDVSSEMIYPLLPLFLTGVLGAGPAFLGTIEGIAESTSSLLKLLSGIVSDRVKRRKRLVLIGYTLSSLMRPLIGSAGSAFTVLLIRTGDRIGKGIRTSPRDALIADSVEPSLRGKAYGFHRSMDHAGALVGPLVATFLLSYFVTDLRTVFWLAAIPGLLAVLLIAWKVREAERAELPKEQLQLTLLPAGPLRRYLLVLFLFTLGNSSDAFLLLKAGTLGVPPHRIPLLWSFFHLVKMMSSMPFGALSDRIGRKGVIVAGWCVYSLAYVGFGFATNEVQVWLLFVFYGLFFGLTEGVEKAYLVDMSDARLRGAAFGWYNFAVGAGALPASLLFGLIWQHSGAVAPFIFGAALSGAAMLLLLVLVKPAAVTGPNAR; the protein is encoded by the coding sequence ATGTTCAAAGGCATCACCGGCAACGTTCTGATACTGGGGCTGGTCAGTTTCTTTACCGATGTCTCCAGCGAAATGATTTACCCGCTGCTGCCGCTGTTTCTGACCGGTGTGCTGGGGGCGGGACCGGCTTTTCTCGGCACCATAGAGGGAATCGCTGAATCCACCTCGTCGCTTTTGAAGCTTCTATCGGGCATCGTCTCGGATCGCGTCAAGCGCCGCAAGCGTCTGGTGCTGATCGGGTATACCCTTTCCTCGCTGATGCGCCCGCTGATCGGCAGCGCCGGCTCAGCCTTCACAGTGCTGCTGATCCGTACCGGGGACCGCATCGGCAAGGGGATACGCACCTCGCCAAGGGACGCGCTCATCGCCGACTCCGTCGAGCCTTCCCTGCGCGGCAAGGCCTACGGCTTCCATCGCTCCATGGACCATGCGGGCGCTCTCGTCGGTCCCCTGGTGGCAACGTTTCTGTTGAGCTACTTCGTCACCGACCTTAGGACTGTCTTCTGGCTTGCCGCAATTCCCGGGCTCCTTGCCGTGCTCCTCATCGCCTGGAAGGTGAGGGAGGCCGAAAGGGCGGAACTTCCTAAAGAGCAGTTGCAACTAACCCTGCTCCCTGCCGGACCGCTGCGGAGATACCTGCTGGTCCTGTTCCTGTTCACCCTCGGCAACTCTTCCGATGCCTTTTTGCTCTTAAAGGCGGGCACCCTTGGGGTTCCGCCCCACAGGATACCGCTCCTGTGGTCGTTTTTTCACCTGGTGAAGATGATGTCCAGCATGCCTTTCGGTGCGCTGTCGGACCGCATCGGCAGGAAGGGGGTGATCGTCGCGGGATGGTGCGTGTACTCGCTTGCCTACGTCGGGTTCGGTTTTGCCACCAACGAGGTGCAGGTCTGGCTGCTGTTCGTGTTCTACGGGCTATTCTTCGGCCTTACCGAAGGGGTGGAAAAGGCGTATCTCGTGGACATGTCGGATGCGAGGCTGCGCGGCGCCGCCTTTGGTTGGTACAACTTCGCCGTCGGCGCCGGGGCGCTTCCGGCAAGCCTGCTGTTCGGCCTCATCTGGCAGCATTCCGGGGCCGTCGCACCCTTCATCTTCGGAGCCGCGCTGTCGGGAGCGGCCATGCTCTTGTTGTTGGTACTGGTAAAACCTGCCGCCGTAACCGGACCCAATGCCCGCTAG
- a CDS encoding multiheme c-type cytochrome, translating to MQFNLKSFFAVSLLAGALAMSGCSGDDGATGATGATGPQGPAGPVTLTQQSCVVCHSAGDEADQVAMHGFVYDAATGTRFLKPRSNDTDLALSAITVAADATSHPVINFTVKKGSTALTAVTAADVRIYIGTIVPAGTATDRGTFDNAHIETWAYATGADLTLTNLGNGNYSAVVANVFGTPTAGYRNANYDPTLQQRVIVRVNPSTAMLGTSVINVNNGVGVVDLTAEPAANTAAVLEANPQNQIVTVDACKKCHGAPLLAAAHGNPNGYRNTLVCVMCHSPLYHDPAAPEINFTKFIHEIHAAKDVAEFPTRIFGGGYTQVTYPRPLGDCVACHSNPAGVALGTGDKLANYKVATLEACGSCHNSATFDLTTGAGHVGGAQVNSAACALCHPTTAIDGYHTPAPAAKDVREYNVTMTLDAPANGTHYVTGETPKVTVTLKNKSDNSAVAGTVYTTAKDAVAVAGGGLSKAQIYVYGPRSNAKPVLTKAAATLTNGVPKQAQPLFVDATDANIQTTSAGFVYKLNPVTADMSGTYFVRATIADYGYKADSDYKIDSTAFQTIQINTATAEQKISGNTCVDCHGPGLLEAHNARHSVVFNTDECISCHDKSGNYADPLDNRVHAIHSASATGDKHGIDWKDVSYPQGLRSSDTATVKAAGAPRCSGCHTGTSGVGVQWKTSISQNSCAGCHADKPGATDHFLQNGGR from the coding sequence ATGCAATTCAATCTGAAAAGTTTCTTCGCAGTTTCTCTCCTTGCAGGCGCTCTCGCGATGAGCGGCTGCAGCGGCGACGACGGTGCAACCGGCGCAACTGGCGCAACCGGCCCGCAGGGCCCGGCAGGCCCGGTAACCCTGACCCAGCAGTCATGTGTCGTCTGCCACAGCGCAGGTGACGAGGCGGACCAGGTCGCAATGCACGGGTTCGTGTACGACGCAGCCACCGGGACCCGCTTCCTGAAGCCCAGGTCCAACGACACCGACCTTGCCCTCAGCGCCATTACGGTTGCGGCTGACGCAACCAGCCATCCGGTGATCAACTTCACGGTCAAAAAAGGCAGCACTGCACTCACCGCAGTTACTGCAGCAGATGTACGTATCTACATCGGTACCATCGTCCCGGCCGGGACCGCGACCGACAGGGGCACCTTCGACAACGCCCACATCGAGACCTGGGCCTATGCGACTGGCGCAGACCTTACTCTGACCAACCTTGGAAACGGCAATTATAGTGCTGTCGTTGCCAACGTCTTCGGCACTCCTACCGCCGGATACAGAAACGCGAACTACGATCCGACCCTTCAGCAGCGCGTCATTGTTCGTGTAAACCCGAGTACTGCAATGCTCGGCACTTCCGTGATCAACGTCAATAACGGCGTAGGCGTCGTCGACCTGACCGCCGAGCCGGCTGCGAACACTGCTGCGGTACTGGAAGCCAACCCGCAGAACCAGATCGTCACCGTCGACGCCTGCAAGAAATGTCACGGCGCACCGCTGCTCGCGGCGGCTCACGGCAACCCGAACGGTTACCGCAACACCCTGGTCTGCGTGATGTGTCACTCGCCGCTGTACCACGATCCGGCAGCTCCGGAGATCAACTTCACCAAGTTCATCCACGAGATTCACGCTGCTAAAGACGTCGCCGAGTTCCCCACCCGCATCTTCGGTGGCGGCTACACCCAGGTAACCTACCCGCGCCCGCTGGGCGACTGCGTCGCCTGCCACAGCAACCCTGCTGGTGTTGCCCTTGGCACCGGCGACAAGCTTGCTAACTACAAAGTTGCAACCCTTGAAGCCTGCGGCAGCTGCCACAACAGCGCCACCTTCGACCTGACCACCGGCGCAGGCCATGTAGGCGGCGCACAGGTCAACAGCGCAGCCTGCGCTCTGTGCCACCCGACCACCGCCATCGACGGCTACCACACCCCGGCACCTGCAGCGAAAGACGTGCGTGAGTACAACGTGACCATGACCCTTGATGCACCGGCAAACGGTACTCACTACGTGACCGGCGAAACTCCCAAGGTTACCGTGACCCTCAAGAACAAATCTGACAACTCCGCAGTCGCTGGTACCGTTTACACCACTGCCAAGGACGCTGTTGCTGTCGCAGGCGGCGGCCTCTCCAAAGCACAGATCTACGTCTACGGCCCGCGTTCCAACGCCAAGCCGGTGCTGACCAAGGCAGCAGCAACCCTCACCAACGGCGTGCCGAAACAGGCGCAGCCCCTGTTCGTAGACGCAACCGACGCGAACATTCAGACCACTTCGGCCGGCTTCGTCTATAAGCTGAACCCGGTCACCGCAGACATGAGCGGAACCTACTTTGTCCGTGCAACCATCGCAGATTACGGCTACAAGGCTGACAGCGACTACAAGATCGACTCCACCGCGTTCCAGACCATCCAGATCAACACCGCGACTGCAGAGCAGAAAATTTCCGGCAATACCTGCGTCGACTGCCATGGCCCGGGCCTCCTGGAGGCTCACAACGCACGTCACTCCGTCGTCTTCAACACCGACGAGTGCATCTCCTGCCACGACAAGTCCGGTAACTATGCTGACCCGCTGGACAACCGTGTACATGCCATCCACTCCGCTTCCGCCACCGGCGACAAGCATGGCATCGACTGGAAGGACGTCTCCTACCCGCAGGGGCTCCGTTCCTCCGATACCGCAACCGTCAAGGCTGCTGGTGCACCGCGCTGCAGCGGCTGCCACACCGGCACCTCCGGTGTAGGCGTCCAGTGGAAAACCAGCATTTCGCAGAACTCCTGCGCAGGCTGCCACGCCGACAAGCCGGGCGCAACCGACCACTTCCTGCAGAACGGTGGCCGTTAA
- a CDS encoding CxxxxCH/CxxCH domain c-type cytochrome, with translation MQSRISWLKMASLTVAAAALAACSGANDSAPMVDSNGKHPANWVKAHGAIANASPAQCTQCHGEDLTGGITRVGCFSTPQTAQFGFVCHATNPVAAAGCDSCHSTPPAGAAAPNRSGLHTLHLQLLGTNCASCHTGAGFGTDNHAKATATGGIAGATVNFPASLKAKTAPSFGYDAANGTCSGVICHGGKNTPKWYGGSIDLATDCVSCHDQGTAAQTPQYNSYFSGTYNGANLHEIHLHLLVPNTSTPIVCTDCHNTASLASHFTSLATPAFGAEPSTTIGGGSTKITSYTAYTAVVPSGSCTSTCHAANGNNPRNWINN, from the coding sequence ATGCAAAGTCGGATATCGTGGTTGAAAATGGCCTCCTTAACCGTTGCAGCAGCGGCCCTTGCCGCCTGCAGCGGGGCCAACGACAGCGCCCCCATGGTGGACAGCAACGGCAAGCACCCTGCCAATTGGGTCAAGGCGCACGGGGCGATAGCCAATGCGTCCCCGGCGCAATGCACCCAGTGCCATGGCGAGGACCTGACCGGCGGCATCACCAGGGTCGGCTGCTTCAGCACCCCCCAGACGGCACAGTTCGGATTCGTCTGCCATGCCACGAACCCCGTGGCTGCCGCAGGGTGCGACTCCTGCCACAGCACCCCGCCTGCCGGGGCCGCCGCGCCGAACCGCTCCGGCCTCCACACCCTGCATCTGCAGCTCTTGGGGACCAACTGCGCGTCGTGCCATACCGGCGCAGGTTTCGGCACAGACAATCACGCCAAGGCGACCGCAACAGGCGGCATTGCCGGCGCGACCGTGAACTTCCCCGCGTCGCTCAAGGCTAAGACCGCCCCAAGCTTCGGCTACGATGCCGCCAACGGGACCTGTTCCGGCGTAATCTGCCACGGCGGGAAAAACACGCCCAAGTGGTACGGCGGCTCCATAGACCTGGCTACCGACTGCGTCTCCTGCCACGACCAGGGTACCGCTGCCCAGACGCCGCAGTACAACAGCTATTTCTCCGGGACCTACAACGGAGCTAACCTGCACGAAATCCACCTGCACCTGCTGGTGCCGAACACCTCTACGCCCATCGTCTGCACCGACTGCCATAATACTGCCAGCCTGGCCAGCCACTTCACCAGCCTGGCCACTCCGGCTTTCGGCGCAGAGCCGTCAACTACCATCGGCGGCGGCAGCACGAAGATCACCAGCTACACGGCCTACACTGCTGTCGTTCCTTCCGGCAGCTGCACCAGCACCTGCCATGCGGCTAACGGCAACAACCCGCGCAACTGGATCAACAACTAG
- a CDS encoding cytochrome C has translation MKKISLMVLMGAMLSFLYACANTNSIARVHPEEVTGLPRCAECHTDNWTALNHQAQDFYLKHKFYAAQQRAACSTCHKESFCVDCHAHKEEIKPNDKYKERPELNLPHRGDYLSRHRIDGRINPASCVKCHGRENNERCKTCHR, from the coding sequence GTGAAAAAGATATCGTTGATGGTTCTGATGGGAGCGATGCTGTCCTTTCTTTACGCCTGCGCCAACACCAACAGCATAGCCAGGGTGCATCCCGAGGAGGTGACGGGACTCCCGCGGTGCGCGGAATGCCACACCGACAACTGGACCGCGCTGAACCACCAGGCACAGGACTTCTACCTGAAACATAAGTTCTACGCAGCACAGCAGCGGGCCGCCTGCTCCACCTGCCACAAGGAATCCTTCTGTGTCGACTGCCATGCCCACAAGGAGGAAATCAAGCCCAACGACAAGTACAAGGAGAGGCCCGAGCTGAACCTGCCTCACCGGGGCGATTACCTCAGCCGGCACAGGATCGACGGCAGGATCAATCCCGCCTCCTGCGTTAAGTGCCACGGGAGAGAAAACAACGAGAGGTGCAAGACATGCCATCGATAA
- the glpK gene encoding glycerol kinase GlpK, translating into MEYLLSIDQGTTSSRATLYAASGAALASASRSLTQHYPNPGWVEHDPQEIWEGQLACISEVIAKAGVEPSQVAGIGITNQRETTVIWERATGRPLHRAIVWQDRRTAELTESLKGQGLESMVRERTGLLLDPYFSATKLSWLLDRVDGLRLRAERGEICFGTVDSWLIFKLSVGKSHLTDISNASRTMLFNIKTLEWDEELLRLFRIPRALLPEVRGSAAGFGHASAQVVGAEIPISGVAGDQQAALFGQGCFAPGMAKATFGTGAFVVMNSGVRPGLSDGALCTIAWQLPGEAVQYALEGSIFIAGAAVQWLQEGLGLIGSAKEVEALAATVPDSAGVYFVPALSGLGTPYWDPYARGVIAGLTRGSTKAHLARAALEAIAFQTLDAIRAMEKASGIPLKELRVDGGAAANNLLLQIQADLLGVPVLRPRCTESTSLGAAFLAGIGAGVLDTSAIAAQWALDRRFEPEMERQRREELHRGWQKCVRLSLGWEKN; encoded by the coding sequence GTGGAATACCTCTTGTCCATAGATCAGGGGACCACCAGCAGCAGGGCGACCCTTTACGCCGCCTCGGGTGCAGCGCTCGCGTCCGCGTCCCGGTCGCTCACCCAGCACTACCCGAATCCGGGGTGGGTGGAGCACGACCCGCAGGAGATCTGGGAAGGGCAGCTCGCCTGCATCAGCGAGGTCATCGCCAAGGCGGGTGTCGAGCCGTCCCAGGTGGCCGGCATCGGCATCACCAACCAGCGCGAGACCACGGTCATCTGGGAGCGCGCGACCGGCCGGCCGCTGCACCGCGCCATCGTCTGGCAGGACCGCCGCACCGCCGAGCTGACCGAGTCGCTAAAAGGGCAGGGGCTGGAGTCCATGGTGCGCGAGCGGACCGGGCTTTTGCTCGACCCTTACTTCTCGGCGACGAAGCTCTCCTGGCTTTTGGACCGGGTGGACGGGCTGCGGCTGCGGGCCGAGAGGGGGGAGATCTGCTTTGGCACGGTCGACAGCTGGCTCATCTTCAAGCTGAGCGTCGGCAAAAGCCACCTCACCGACATCTCCAACGCCAGCCGCACCATGCTCTTCAACATAAAAACGCTTGAGTGGGACGAAGAGCTGCTGCGGCTTTTCCGCATTCCGCGCGCGCTCCTTCCAGAGGTCCGGGGGAGCGCTGCAGGGTTCGGCCATGCATCGGCCCAGGTGGTCGGCGCCGAGATCCCCATTTCTGGGGTGGCGGGGGACCAGCAGGCGGCCCTTTTCGGACAGGGGTGCTTCGCCCCGGGCATGGCCAAGGCCACCTTCGGCACCGGAGCCTTCGTGGTCATGAACAGCGGGGTGCGCCCCGGCCTTAGCGACGGCGCACTTTGCACCATCGCCTGGCAGCTCCCCGGCGAGGCGGTGCAGTACGCGCTGGAGGGCTCCATCTTCATTGCGGGGGCTGCGGTGCAGTGGCTGCAGGAGGGGCTGGGGTTGATCGGAAGCGCCAAGGAGGTGGAGGCGCTCGCCGCGACGGTCCCAGACTCGGCCGGTGTCTATTTCGTCCCGGCGCTCTCAGGCCTGGGAACCCCCTACTGGGACCCCTACGCCAGGGGGGTGATCGCCGGGCTTACCAGGGGGAGCACCAAGGCGCACCTGGCGCGCGCCGCGCTGGAGGCGATCGCCTTCCAGACCCTCGACGCCATCCGCGCCATGGAGAAGGCGAGCGGCATCCCCCTCAAGGAGCTCCGAGTGGACGGGGGGGCGGCGGCGAACAACCTGCTGCTGCAGATCCAGGCCGACCTTTTGGGTGTCCCGGTGCTTCGCCCGCGCTGCACCGAGAGCACTTCGCTTGGGGCGGCGTTTCTGGCCGGGATCGGGGCAGGGGTGCTGGATACCTCCGCCATAGCGGCGCAGTGGGCGCTGGACCGCCGCTTCGAGCCTGAAATGGAGCGGCAGCGGCGCGAGGAGCTGCACCGGGGATGGCAGAAGTGCGTGCGGCTTTCGCTTGGGTGGGAAAAGAACTAA
- a CDS encoding cytochrome C yields the protein MIRPTKLFPLLALAGLTVIFAACSQMGTMESLPASHPEELGTGRVSCSECHEDTQKGSMKPLTAFNHSSEFVKNHRFYAATDDKVCATCHKPSFCADCHTHKVEMKPSVKFGNRPDREMPHRGDFMTLHKIEGKLDPASCYRCHGRANNQRCVVCHTR from the coding sequence ATGATACGCCCCACCAAGCTATTCCCGCTCCTGGCACTGGCCGGGCTGACGGTCATATTTGCTGCCTGCTCGCAGATGGGCACCATGGAAAGCCTCCCGGCCTCCCACCCTGAGGAACTCGGCACCGGCCGCGTCAGCTGCTCCGAGTGCCACGAGGACACCCAGAAGGGGTCGATGAAACCGCTGACCGCGTTCAACCACTCCTCGGAATTCGTCAAGAACCACAGGTTCTACGCCGCAACCGATGACAAGGTCTGCGCCACTTGCCACAAGCCCTCGTTCTGCGCCGATTGCCACACCCACAAGGTGGAGATGAAGCCGTCGGTGAAATTCGGAAACCGCCCCGACCGCGAGATGCCGCACCGCGGCGACTTCATGACCCTGCACAAGATCGAGGGCAAGCTCGACCCCGCCAGCTGCTACCGCTGCCACGGCAGGGCCAACAACCAACGCTGCGTAGTGTGCCATACGAGATAG
- a CDS encoding glycerol-3-phosphate dehydrogenase/oxidase, translating into MTDRKERLDRLKSGEIFDLLVVGGGATGCGIALDAASRGLKVALAERRDFAGGTSGRSTKLLHGGVRYLEAAVLHRDKVQFNLVRDALHERGVLLKIAPHLCQRLTLVTPLYRLAQVPYIWAGLKFYDLLARRAGLGHSRYLSPSDMLRRFPQIKREGLKGGVLYYDGQFNDARMNLALARTALREGAALSNYLEVISLVREKGRVAGAIVRDPLGGASWQIRARCVVNACGPSADLLRRMDDPTAAPLLRVSRGTHIVLPGKFAPADTGIMIPKTDDGRVIFILPWQGMCLVGTTEEPATAGVPPVAEEKDVEYLLRHLRRYFNLKVDEGDIMARWAGLRPLVHDPYTADSAELARDHVISCSPTGLITIVGGKWTTYRKMALDTVDYAVATLGLAANCECRTDRIVLEGGEGVQEQGATELARKFRLSPDVALHLYGSYGALAADVAQFCQGELADRLVPPHPYLKGEVLYAVRYEMALSPLDFLERRIPLALLDRRGAQVAAPVVLEMMAQELGWSQARVAHERSELNDLLERG; encoded by the coding sequence GTGACTGACAGGAAAGAGCGTCTGGATAGGCTGAAGTCGGGGGAGATCTTCGATCTGCTCGTGGTGGGGGGAGGCGCCACCGGCTGTGGCATTGCGCTCGACGCCGCAAGCCGTGGTCTGAAGGTGGCGCTGGCCGAGCGGCGGGATTTCGCCGGTGGCACCAGCGGCAGGAGCACGAAGCTTCTGCACGGCGGGGTGCGCTACCTGGAGGCGGCTGTCCTGCACCGGGACAAGGTCCAGTTCAACCTGGTGCGTGACGCGCTGCACGAGCGCGGCGTGCTCCTGAAGATAGCACCCCACCTGTGCCAGCGCCTGACCCTGGTCACGCCCCTGTACCGGCTGGCGCAGGTCCCGTACATCTGGGCCGGGCTCAAGTTCTACGACCTCCTGGCCCGCCGGGCGGGGCTGGGTCACAGCCGCTACCTCTCTCCCTCGGATATGCTCCGGCGTTTCCCGCAGATAAAGAGAGAGGGGCTCAAAGGTGGGGTCCTTTACTACGACGGGCAGTTCAACGACGCCCGCATGAACCTCGCGCTGGCGCGGACCGCTCTGAGGGAGGGGGCGGCCCTCAGCAACTACCTGGAGGTGATCAGCCTGGTCAGGGAAAAGGGGAGGGTGGCCGGCGCAATCGTGCGGGACCCGCTGGGGGGGGCATCGTGGCAGATCCGCGCCCGCTGCGTGGTTAACGCCTGCGGCCCCTCCGCGGACCTCCTGCGCCGGATGGACGATCCTACGGCGGCGCCGCTTTTGCGGGTGAGCCGCGGCACACACATAGTGCTCCCGGGAAAGTTCGCTCCGGCGGATACCGGGATCATGATCCCCAAGACCGACGACGGGCGGGTGATCTTCATCCTTCCCTGGCAGGGGATGTGCCTGGTGGGTACCACTGAGGAACCGGCAACGGCCGGGGTCCCGCCGGTCGCCGAGGAAAAGGACGTGGAGTACCTTTTGCGCCACCTGCGGCGTTACTTCAACCTGAAGGTGGACGAGGGGGACATCATGGCGCGCTGGGCGGGGCTGAGGCCGCTGGTGCACGACCCGTACACCGCGGACTCGGCGGAGCTTGCCCGCGACCATGTCATAAGCTGTTCCCCAACCGGCCTCATCACCATCGTTGGTGGCAAGTGGACCACCTACCGGAAGATGGCGCTCGACACGGTTGATTACGCGGTTGCCACGCTCGGGCTCGCCGCAAACTGCGAATGCCGCACCGACCGGATCGTGCTGGAAGGGGGCGAGGGGGTTCAGGAGCAGGGGGCGACCGAGCTGGCGAGGAAGTTTCGGCTTTCCCCCGACGTAGCACTGCATCTGTACGGCTCCTACGGGGCCCTCGCGGCGGATGTGGCGCAGTTTTGCCAGGGGGAACTGGCGGACCGGCTGGTGCCGCCGCATCCCTACCTCAAGGGGGAGGTGCTTTACGCGGTGCGTTACGAGATGGCGCTCTCCCCTTTGGATTTCCTGGAGCGGCGGATTCCGCTTGCGCTTTTGGACCGCAGGGGGGCGCAGGTCGCGGCGCCGGTGGTGCTGGAAATGATGGCGCAGGAGCTGGGATGGAGCCAGGCGCGGGTGGCACACGAACGTTCGGAGCTGAACGACCTGTTGGAGCGCGGCTGA